One Aegilops tauschii subsp. strangulata cultivar AL8/78 chromosome 2, Aet v6.0, whole genome shotgun sequence genomic window, TTACAATGCACGGATATTTTTTTGTTCTATCAGCATCCACACTTCTCACTTTATAGTGAATCCTCCTACTTTTATTTCTCGCAACATGCATGGAAAATACTACTTATATTCTAAAAAATACAGCTATATAATAATTAAATACAATCGATTATATATATTTCAAAGGATTTCGCTACAAATCAAACGTTGGATTTTTAGCATGACAAATCAAATGCCCAGATGACAAATTATGGGTCGTGAGGATGGCAATTCCCTTTGACAAGTACCTCCTTCATTcataaatatttgtctttttagagattttaaatggactaccacatacgaatgtatatagacatattttagagtgtagattcactcattttgctctgaaTGTAGTCACTTGTAGAAATCTCTAGAAATACAAATAtttaaatatttaggaacggagggagtatgataaaTCCTTGGCATGTTTAGTTATTTGCCAGGATTATCCATGCTTGTTAAAGAAAATTGCCATCCGCACGATAACATAATTTGACATAAGAAATGTTTAACTTGCCATGTGTTATGACCGGGCATACTTatgcccatagaaggcccaccgGGCAGGTTTAGTTAGGGGCTTAGCCTATGagttattttatttttattcgcATCATGGTTATATAAACAAGTTGTAAGATTCTTTTAAGAATTAAGCAATAAAACAAATCCTACTGCTCGGCTCCTAGAGGAGCCGGAACCCTAAACCCTAGCCGCGCCTTGCGCCGCCACCGTCTCTTCTTCATCGCGCCACGGCGCCCCGCCACCGGCAGCCGCGATCGCAACTCCATCAACCCTCCTCCTTCCCGTACAACCTACGCCCTAGACCGGGTAGGATCCTAGCTCCTACCAATTTGGTATCAGGTAGCTCGGTTTCGATCATGTCTGCACCACCATCCAACCCGCCGCTACCCGTCACCACTGCGCCGCTGGCCCTCTCCATCGCGCCGCTGGTCCTCTCCACCGCGCCGCTGGCTCTCCCCACCGCGCCGCTGGACTCCACCGCCGGCGCCTTCACCAGCCAGACGCCGCTGCCCTCCatcgcgccgcccgccgccatcTACTCGCCGACGGAGATGACCGGGGTCCTCAACGACCTCGTCACCACAGTCCAGGGCATAGGCCTGTACCTGGCCAACCCGTACAGGCCGCTGCCCCCTTGCCGCCGGCCGCCTCTTCCGGGCCGGCTGCCCTGCCGTGGTACTCGGCCCCCGCAGCGGTCGCCGGGTCTCTCCAACCCCAACTGTTGCTATAGCCGCCGGCCGCCATCGCCCCACAGTGGCCGCAGTGGCCGGCGCCGGCCCTCGCAGCACCACCCGGGCCACCACCGCCCGCCCAGCAGCAGTCGCCGCTGCCGGCTCCTCCGCCGCTCAGCACCGGGCATGGGCAGACCACGCCGGGAGGCGTCCCGATTCAGCATGTACGCTTCCCGCCGTCGCCGTCCCCAATTCCGGCCTGGCTGATCGGATCGTCACCGCCGCCTGTCTACACATCGGCCGAGGAACCGTCGGCGCCCTCTCTGCAGTACGGCGACCCGTCCGGCTCCGCTGGCCCCTACGCGGGTCGCGCCAACAACGACCGGGCGCCCTCGCCATCGCTGCTCTACACCTCAGAGCCAGTCGGCCATGGCGCTCATACCCAGACGCCGCCACGATTCGCCAAGATTGACTTCGCCACTTATGACGGTACGAAGGACCCCCTCAACTGGCTCAACCAGTGCGAGCAGTTCTTCCATGGGCAGCCCACACTTGCGTCGGATCGTACCTGGCTCGCCTCTTACCACCTCCGAGGCGCGGCACAGACATGGTATTACGccctcgagcaggacgagggcGGCATGCCCCCTTGGGAGCGCTTTCGCGAGCTTTGCCTCCTTCGTTTTGGGCCACCGATCCGCGGGAGCCGCCTGGCGGAGTTGGGTCGCCTTCCCTTCACCTCCACGATGCAGGACTTCGCTGACCGCTTCCAGGCCCTGGCCTGCCACGCGCCGGGCGTGACATCACTGCAGCGGGCCGAGCTCTTCGTCGGCAGCCTTCCGGACCACATCTGCGTGGACGTGGAGCTGCGGGGACCCCAGGACCTCCAGACGGCCATGTACTATGCTCGGGCCTTCGAGCGTCGTGCCCAGGCCTTGCAGCAGGCGACACCGGCTCGAGGGGGCCGGCAGGCCACCCGACCGCCTTGGCCGCACCTGTGAAGGGTCGGTTGCCTCCGGCCGCTCCAGCGGCGGCCGCTCCGGCCGCGGCACGGCCTTTTCGTCGGCTCTCTCAGGCCGAGCAGCTCGAGCGACAACGCCTGGGGCTTTGCTTTAACTGCGATGAGCCCTACGCACCGGGTCACGTCTGCCCACGCCTCTTCTACTTGGAGACGGTCGACTATGTCGAGGAGGACACACCCATCGACGGGCTTGGTGACTTCCCACCCCCGGCCACGGCGGAGGCCGCCCCCGCGCCTGCTCCGGCGACAGCACTCGTCGTCTCGCTCCATGCGCTTGCCGACATCCGCGACGAGCAGACTATGCTCTTACCGATGACGATTCACTGCGAGCGCCTGGTGGCCCTCCTGGATACGGGCTCCACGCATAACTTCCTGCCTGAGGCTACCATGTGCCGCTTAGCGCTTCAGGCGACGGGCGGGGAGCAACTTCGGGTCACCGTGGCTAACGGCGACCGCCTCCGGTGCCATGGGCTAGCGCGGAACGTGCCCATCACCATCGGCGAAGAGCACTTCACCATCACGTGCGCCGGCATCGACTTGGGCTGCTTCGACTTCATCCTCGGCGTCGACTTCTTGCGGACCCTCGGCCCCATCCTCTGGGACTTCAACGCCCTGACGATGACCTTCTGACGCCTCGGCTGCCGCGTCCGGTGGAGGGCGTTGGGGGCGCCTCACCAGCGACGCCGCAACTCCAGCTAGTCGCGACCACTACTGGGGCCGAGCATCCACTGTTGGATCACCTCCTGCAGCAGCACGGCAACCTCTTCGACGAGCCGTGGGGTCTTCTACCAGCCCGGGTGTATGATCACCGCATTCATCTCCTGTCGGCCTCGGCGCCGGTGGCAGTACGGCCCTACCGATATCCTCAGCTGTAGAAGGACAAGTTGGAGCGGCAGTGCGCGCTCATGCTCGCTGCGGGCATCATCCGGATCTCCACATCACCGTTCTCCACGCCGGTTCTCCTCATACGCAAGTCGGACGGGACGTGGCGTTTCTGCATCGACTACCGCGCCCTTAATGCCCTGACTCTTAAGGACAAGTTTCCTATCCCGGTGGTCGATGAGCTCCTGGACGAGCTACATGGGGCGCGCTTCTTCCCCAAGCTCGATCTCCGGTCGGGTTACCACCAGGTGCGCATGCACCCGGATGATATCGCCAAGACGGTGTTTCGGACTCGGCCACTTCGAGTTCTTGGTCATGCTGTTTGGTCTCTCCAACGCACCGGCGACTTTTCAGGCTCTGATGAACGACGTCCTCCGCCCCTACTTGCGCCGGTTTGTGCTCGTTTTCTTTGATGATATTCTTATCTGCAGCGCCTCATGGGCGGAGCACCTTCAGCATGTCGCCATCTTCTTCAACGAGCTTTGAGCGCATCATCTTCATCTTAAGCGCTCGAAGTGCTCGTTCGGGATGCCTTCAGTCGCCTACCTCGGTCATGTCATCTCGGCCGAGGGGTGGCCATGGACGCCGACAAGGTGGCGGCAGTCGCCGCCTGGCCGACCTTGCATTCACCGCGGGCCCTTCACGAGTTTCTGGGCCTCGCGGGGTACTACTGGAAATTTATCCGGGAGTTCGGCCTCATCGCGTCACCACTCACGCGCCTGCTACGTCGCAACGCCTTTGCCTGGGATGAGGAGGCGACCGCGGTGTTCGAGGCCCTCAAGGGGGCCCTCACGACGGGCCCCGTCCTTCAGATGCCAGACTTCGACCGCCCGTTCGTCATGGACTGCGACGCCTCCGGTGCGAGGTTCAGCGCCGTCCTTCATCAGGGCGATGGACCGCTCACCTTCTTCAGCAGGCCCTTCGCCGCGCGCCATCTTAAGCTCGCGGCTTATGAGCGAGAGCTCATTGGCTTGGTGCAGGCGGTGCATCATTGGCGGCCCTATCTGTGGGGTTGGTCTTTCCGGATTCGCACGGACCACTACAACCTCAAGTTCTTATTGGACTAGAGGCTATCGACCGTGCCGCAGCACCAGTGGATCAGTAAGCTCTTCGGCTTCGACTTCACCGTCAAGTATCGTCCGGGCCGCCTTAACACCGTGGCCGACGCCCTGTCTCGCCGCGACGCCGACCACGACATCGCTGTCGGCGACTCCGAGGGGGCGGCGCTCTGCATCCGCTCAGGGCCCACTTTCGCCCTCTTCACCGACATCCGCTGGGCGACCGCGGCCGCGCCAGACGCGCTCCTCCTTCAGCAGCAGCTGGCTGCGGGTGAGCTGGAGGAGCTGTGGCGCCTCGCCGACGGGTTGCTCCTGCATGGGCGTCGGGTCTTCGTGCCGGCGCACGACGACCTCCGTCACCAGGTGCTGCTGCTAGCCCACTCGGCGGGCCATGAGGGTGTGCAGAAAACCCTCCATCGTCTCCGCGCCGACTTCTACATTCCAGGTGATCGGGccctggtccgggtctgggtgCGGTCTTGTGTGACGTGCCAGCATAACAAGACCGAGACACTACGGCCGGCTGGTCTGCTCCAGCCCTTGGAGGTGTCGTCTCGGGTCTGGGCGGATATTTCCACGGACTTCATCGAGGGCATCCCCAAGGTGGGCGGCAAATcggtcattctcatggtggtcgATCGCTTCTCCAAGTATGCTCACTTCATCGCGCTCGGCCATCCCTACACTGCTGCATCCGTGGCCCGTGCCTTCTTCGACGGTATCGTCTGCCTCCACGGGTTTCCCTCTTCGATCGTCGGCGATCGGGACCCGGTGTTCACCGGACATGTCTGGCGCGATCTCTTTCGGATGGCGAGCGTGAAGCTCCGCCTGAGCACGGCCTTCCATCCTCAGACGGACGGCCAATCCAAGGTCGTCAACAAGGTGATTGCCATGTATTTGCGTTGTGTCACAGGTGATCGTCCTCGCGCTTGGGTGGATTGGCTCTCGTGGGCGGAGAACTGCTACAACACCTCCTATCACTCCGCCCTGCGCGCCACACCATTTGAGGTGGTCTACGGCAGACCGCCCCCGCATATCTTGCCGGTTGATCCGGCAACGGCTCGGACGGAGGCGGCCGGTGATCTTCTGCGGAGCCGTGACGAGATGCTGGCTGAGGTCCGGCAATGCCTCCTTCAGGCCCAGCAGCTGGCCAAGCACTACTACGACGACCACCAACGCGAGGCGGAGTTCGCGGTGGGTGATTGGGTGTGGCTGTGTCTCCTTCATCGCTCTACGCAGTCACTGGACCCACGTGCGAAGCGCAAGCTGGGTCCTCGCTACGTCGGGCCCTTTGCTGTCTTGGAGTGCATCAGGAAGGTGGCCTACCGCCTTCAGCTTCCAGCCGGTGCTCGCATCCACGACGTCTTCCATGTGGGGCTACTGAAGCCCTTCCGTGGGGAGCCACCTGCGGCCCCTCCCGCACTTCCTCCGACCTCCGATAGGCGCCTCCTTCCGGGACCGGAGAAGGTGTTGCAGGCCGAGCTTCGTCGCGGGGTGTGGTACGTGTTGATTCAGTGGGCTGGACTTCCGGAGGAGGACGCTACTTGGGAGCAGCGCGACGAGTTCCGCCAACACTACCCAGACTCTCGAGCTGTTTGCGCAGGCGGGGAGAGATGTTATGACCGGGCAGACTTATGCCCGCAGGAGGCCCACCGGGCAGGTTTAGTTAGGGGCTTAGCCCACAAGTTATCTTATTTTTATTCGCATCGTGGTTATATAAACAAGTTGTAAGACTCTTTTGAGAATTAAGCAATAAGACAAATCCTATTGCCCGGCTCCCAGAGGAGCCGGAACCCTAAACCCTAGCCGCGCCTTGCGCCGCCGCTGCCTCTTCTTCATTGCGCCacggcgccccgccgccggcagccgcgATCGCAACTCCTTCAACCCTTCTCCTTCCCGTACAACCTACGCCCTAGACCGGGTAGGATCCTAGCTCCTACCACCATGCTTAAAAATCTTACATAAGATTTTTAATATTACCGAATTTAAATTTACTGTAGGAATGAGGCAGGCACTACCCTGTCTGCATTCAAATTCAAGACAATCAAATCTAATCAAAATAATATGTTGCAACCAATTGCCGCGGTGACACACTGGGTATTGTATAGTACTAGTTTTTAAGGAAGCTCGACCTTTTCCCTGTTAAAAGAAGGAAAAGGTGTTCAGCTAGTAGGTTTTTAGTCTGTCAAGATCGCTGCGGTAGCTGTTAGAACCATCATTTCTATTCACACTTTGGCTAGTAAAAAATACCGCGCCTGCTAATTGTGTAATAGTGACGTGACAGTTGTTTGGCCCCTAGATTGTGTCATCATGACATGGTAACCATCAAGATAAGGGCAGAACTACACATTTTCTAGTCGGCCTTGTACACTTCGCTTTCCTTGCTCTTCTGTGTCGCCAACTCCGATTCTGAAGAGTGATATACCACTATTGCAGCAAGGTAGCATCAGACTGCAAATGATTCACACTTTAGAAATTAGTGAAGAAAGACACAATTCCCCAGCATATCCAAATGCTCTTTCAGCAGAAACGCTCTCTGATATGAACCACGGCGAGCTGTCAATCACAGCTGACATTCCTCATGACTTTATATTTCAGCAGAAGCTAATTTTTCATATCTTTGGCCTTTGTTCTCGAAGAAGGCACAAAATGCTATAGGATAACACCAACATTCAATGTGTTAGAGTGAGCAATCGCAATCACGCGCAAGCTTCTGCACCAGGGGAAAGGAGAAGCTCAGCATCACCACTCAGACACGGAATACTGTTAGGGCATGGAACAGATGAAACGTCCCTTTTCCAAAACGCTTTGATGGATCGAAAGTGTCGAATGGTTAGATCAATCACTTGGAATTTCATAGATCCTTGGCTTGGAACATACATGGATTACTTCAATGACTGGAACGTTGGGACTGTGGAGTTGATGGGTAGGACAACTCAGATTGCTCACCACTCCACAATTTGGAACCATCACTCTGCGGGAGACAAGTAAATTAGGACCGAGGCAAATTTAAGACCCAAGCAAAGACCTGTTGCTTTAAGGACAAAACATGCTTCAAAACTGATTTAAAACATCCAAGTGCGTTGATATTGAATGTCACCTGTGATGCTTCAGATTGTTGACCATGCTCCAGCTGCCTCTTCCTTGCATCCTGCAGAGATACAGAAATGCTCAGAGACGACACACTTGGCAAATGAAACTTAACATGTTTAAATACCAAGTTAGTTGTGCCACACTTTCCTCTAGAAGACAATGGCAAATATTCAATATTGATTCTATTGTGTGATGTCACATATCATGAATTACCAAAAATATATGTCAGGAAATAAGGCGAGCTGGATTTTATGACGTGTTGATGTGAGCTTAACGTACAGCAAGAGTGGACACAGAGCTGAACTTGGTATTCACTAGTACTAAAATATCTTCTGTAACATAAAGGACAGTAGCCTGAAATCCTGAATTAGTCACACTGATTTCAAATAGTGTTGGGAACATAATGCAGAGCAACTCAGGTTAACACACCGACTCCTACCCTTCTTTTATCAGAATCAGGTACAGCAGGATAGCTACCTGGTGATTTAGCTCGCAATTCTGATCCTTGAACACTTGTTGGTTGGCTTGCTGTTGCAGGTACTGCTGCATCTGTTGTTGGGCaaactgttgctgctgctgctgcagaaCTACCATCTGCTTCTGTTGTTCATCATAaagctgctgctgttgctgctgaaaGAGCTGCTGCTGTTGTTCCATGTCTTGTTTCTGCTGCGGCATCTGCGAGAGATACTGTTGCTGCTGCATTaactgctgctgttgctgttgttgttgttggtacATTTGCTGTTGCTGCTGTATAAAGTacatctgctgctgctgctggaaatAAAGCAAATGCTGCTGCTGGAACTGCTGGCTTTGATCAATTCCAGATTCTTGTTGCTGATGTTTATTTTGTTCACGTTTAGTATCCCCTGAGTGATACTCACCCTGTGTTTTGTCAGACTGTTGCTGaacttgttgttgttgttgttgttgttgttgttgttgctgttgttgctgctggACCTGTTGCTGCCAAAGTACCATTTGTTGGTTTAGTTGTTGTACCTGTTGCGTAAAGCTTTGCTGGAGATGCTCGGTTGGAAGCTGCTGCTGTTGCAAACTCTGTATCTGCTGATTATGCTGAGTCTGCAGGTGATACAGCTGTTGCTGGTAATATTGCCACATCTGGGATGCATACCCTTGCATCATTTCCATGTACTGTTGGTTTTCCTGGTTCGGTTGTGGGACGAGGTGAACTTGAGAATGTGGGGATGTATGAACATTCTGAGAAATTGCATAAGCTGGCCCTTGCTGCTGCATCTGCTGCATGTTTTGTCCAGCTAGAAAAAGGTTAATGGATTGGTACGTTTGAGAATTATCCATGTTGTACTGAAGGGGAGCTTGAGCAGTCACTGCATTGTCGGGAGAAAACTGAGAGCACGTGGTAATTTGTGTTGTTGCCATTTCTGAGCTGGAAGGTTTTGCGCCGACTGACAAATCTTGTGTCTGTGAAGACTGAATATGGTCTTGACTGAGTGCAGAGACTTCCGTACCACATTGAGTTGCTTCTGGATTATCACTAGAGCTCTCTGGCTTTGCATTACTGACAGACACATCATGCTCTGTTTCCAGCTTTACCTGGATTTTCTCAAGTTGCTTATTCtctaattccaaaaatattggagTTGGACCGGACGGACTTCCTTTGAGTAAGCTTGTCCCAGATGATGGTTCAGATCTTGAGCATACTGCTCCTGGATGATGATCAACTGCATATAGCTCAATGGCCTTAATCTTGTCCTGAGCATCAATCTGCTTGGGATCAGCAATTGAATTTGAAGGAGAATCATGATTGCATGATTCAGCTTGAGCGGCTTTCTCACTTCCTGAAGCATGACATATTGTTGTCTGGTCAATTTGCTCGCATACAGTTAAATCACGACTGATATCTTGGTTAGCATGTGAAAACATTTGGCTTTTATTTCCATACTTGTCCAAGCTGTGTTGGCTGTGAGCTGTATCGCCAACCTCCTGTTGCGCATCAACAGTCCCTATGTTCTGCTCATCATCATATCCCTGTCCTTCTCCTGAATTGACAGCATCCATATCCACTTGCGAACCGACTTCTTTATCAACTTGCCAAGAACAAGTTTCACTTTTGGATGACTGTTTTAATGTGATCGTGCCTTCTGGAGAACAGTCATGAACAACCCTCAGAAATTCAGTTATTCTCCTCTTGTTACAGTCAGTAGTACAGTACCGCTGTGACAGGTTCCTTGTGTTGTGAGGAAAAAGTTTGCTGTGTCGAGCCCATGCCTTTCTGAGTTCCTGGACACTCCCATAAAGGTCAACGAACTGCAAGCAGGAAACCAGTTGAGGCCAGCAATATAAAGATGCAGGAGATAGCGGACAAGAAAGAATCTAAGTTTCCTCTGTGTGTGGAAATAAGAACTGTATGCCAGTACTTTTCCTCAGCATGCTAACAAAATAGAACAAATATGAGGCCACTGCTTCAGTTAGTTCAAACCATTACAGCATGACAGCAAAGATTTAACTAAATGTCACACGTGCATGACATAAGAGAATCTGACACAGCTCCCCTGCCATTCATCCTCCATCAAATGACAATGGAGTTTCAATGTAAGTCTTACGCCTCCTAGGCCTGCTATCGACATGAGCATTTTCTCGTCCCTTCTCAGgccctctttgattcataggattttcaaaacgcaggaataggaaaaaTAAAGAATTGGAGTGGCATGCCCACTTGAATCCCATAGGATTAGCACAAAGTGTTTGATACCACAGgaaaaacaaaggaagtgaaaaaagaggttggagtggatgctagatttccaATGAAATCTAATACACATGATTccataggaaaaattcctataggattcaatcctatgaatctaacgaccaatgtaggaaaaaaTCCTAAGGATTCTAACCCTTCGAAAATCCTATGGAattcctttgaatcaaaggagcCCTCAGCCACTTCAATGTCTCAATTCTGGATGAATAATTCACCTTCACAATGAAGGCTTGGAGCATACGGCATGCATGGATAGATGATCAGTTGGTGATAAGTAAATAAGAGGTCAGACAAATCATCATAGTGATGAACTAGCTGCAGGTAATCAACAAGTATGTTTGAAATGTTTCAGAGCATTTGTTATGTTTCTTTCTAAAAATTGGCTGCATATATGCATTACCAATAATAAAGTGCATTCCTTTCATGATCTTAAGCAAAGAATGTGTCAGAAAATTTATATCAAACCCCGTTTGACTATTTGTTGTTAATTCACAACGGGAGAACAACCATGCTGAAGATAGCCAGGTTGCCCAGACAGCATACGGGGTAAGACAGTGGATGAATTCAGTGGTTcgatacccctatatagtgtacCAATCTTTGACTAAAGCCTGGAGGCAAATCTAACCTTTGATTGTGGCCAATCTAACAGCCGGCAGTGGATGGATTCAGGGTCTACAATGTTCAGCAGTCATTCGCATCTTTCTGGGACCTTCTGACTGAATAAAAAAGCATAGAGCCACTCAGAGGTCTGGCACCAGGAGCGTCCAAGACAACACCGTGACCCGGAAACGTAAGTCATACACTGTCACGTGGCCCTAATTTGGTATCCTAGCCTTTGCCTGTCTGGAGTAACTATTGCTGAAACAAGCTACACACTGTGATGCTAACGTAAAACTACTCACAGACCAAAtactctactccctccgttcacaaatataagatgttttggatatctcagtatggactacatacggactaaaatgagtgaacaaacacacacaaacgtgtctatatacatccgcgaTTCAGAAAAAAGTaagaacatcttatatttgtaaacagagggagtactttataCAGTATGAAACTACATCGTAGTAATCTAAGAGTACTCTCAACGCAAGTATTTATAAAGTGCTTGTGTTTTGCTTTTCTGGAGAGAGATTTCTTATAGATTGCTGGGTGACTGCTTCATAACAAGCTTAAAACCATGCCACATCATCTGCCACGGTAGCAAAACAAACCTTGAGACCAAAGTATGGGTTCAGTGCTCTAGCCTTTCGAAGCCTTTCAAAGTTCCACAGTCCAGGTGTTAAAAGCAGATACCATCGAAATTCAGGGATAGTATATATACTGCCAAATGGATATTATGGTCCAGTGCACTACAATGTATACTGTTTTCTACATTCACATTGAGTGATGCCCACCTGTCACTTAAGATGTAGTGAGACGACTCCAACACAATGTTTACTGAATTCACTTATACTTCAGATTACTGAATCCCTTAATATTAAGCGCAGAACAAGAAGAAAGAGATAGAATCTCATTTAGAAATGATTATTCGATCCACTTAGAAAAGTGAATGTAAATGGAGTGTGCACACCAGTGTGCATTAAACTGCAAGCACGCGAACTGCAAAGGATACACATGCAGCCGTACTAAAGAAATGCACAAAAAGATACACAATGCAAACTGCCGGTAACTCTCTGACCTTTAGAAACAACAACGAGATATCTTCACGGTCTTCAGGGCTTAAAGCTGTTGATACGCCAGATCCAGGAATCACGGCATTAGCAATAACAGAATCAAGCAGAGGTATTTCTGTAGATCCTCCGTATGTACTCATGAACTGTATGAATCCCTAGTGGAAGATCACAGAAGGCATTACACAGGTCTCTTTCCAGACAGGAAAGAATAAAAAATGAAACTATGCTCATTAAGAATAAATGGCACTGTCCATGGAATGGGTATGGAGGCTTATCTAATCAAGCCGATGCTATGCATGCTTGTATTTATGCATTGCAATTTGCTTCTGATGCAGGAATGGGATGGGTGGTGGCGAAACTGATGCCACTGTCCTCAAGCTGGCGTTGGTAAGCAACGAACATGATTGGTCAAGACATGGTGACATATTAAGGGATTCAAAGTTTATCCTTCTTACTAGTATTATAGTTTTCAAGGTTGTCTGTTGTAATTGTGGGTGTAATTTATTAGCTGATACCTTAGCTGCTAATGGTGCTTATATGGACCCAGATGCAACTGATGTTTGGCTTTGACTCGGTTCCAAACGTATAAACTAGTATGGTCAGCGGTTTGTCTGTGCCACCAAGTTAATAAAGCCCACCATTTTctaaaggaaaaaaaaaagaCATGCACCTTAATCAATGGCTTGCAGGGTGCCTGTTTTATTCCCTTGACAAAGACTTCTTTAGCTTCACCAATGCTATGACTTGCCTGTAGAACATGACATAATCAGCCAAAAATAAAAGCAGAAATGTGCTATGTCTAAGCATAACATATGTCAGTCCAAACTAAAAGCAGAAACATCAACTGGTGAATATACACTCTTCTAGTCAGGAGGGCATAACACATGACTCAATTATTTGCTGCATCTTCCGTGACACTCTAGGCCCAAATATAACTCAAAGCACAGCACTGGCAGGACAGATGGACATCAATAGCACCCCGCTTACACTTCCGTCCGCTACACCCGGACTGTTCGGGCCAGTCACCCCAGACTGCCCGAACGTGCCTGCCTATGCTCACTAAACGGGCCAAAGGCCCATGTATACGTTTCCCCTTACCCCTTCGTGGTTGGACTATAAATACTCCACCCCCACCTCCTCTCTAGGGTTAGTTAAGAATAGAACTCATTGATAAAGCTTAGCTCATCTACCTCCCCTAGTGGGATTCCTCCATTGTGGAGATGGCTCCTCATGGAGAACAAGACCACCTTGCGAGGTAAAGACTGCAAGCGTGCAAGACCTCCTTCCCATGTGGAATTCAAGCCCTCCTCATCTTAGGACTTGGGGAAGAACTTCCCACCTTGTTCTTGCTTTTCCTTGGATCTGTAGAAACCACGTTGACCGTGTGGTGTGGATCCATGATTACAAGTGTGTTATGCCTTCTTCAGTTATCCTCTTTTCCTTGTGTCCTTTATTTTTTGTGTTCTTCACGTTCCTCCTCAAATCCACCTCCAATTCATGAAGATCGGGCGACCCCTAGG contains:
- the LOC109747082 gene encoding uncharacterized protein isoform X3 yields the protein MSAYEDPALIRSLFERAMSLVGKDYLCYHLWDKYIEFENSQKQLIQLATIYINVLKFPTKKLHKYYGSFKKLVTSLEQEVTLCGAEISSGNLYTSEAMEAEESEGYISSKVAGLFDQGGHLKPEALKQYLFAGERFYQRSSELDKEICGFEASIKRPFFHVKPLDDDQLENWNLYLDFVEKNGDFDWAVKLYERCLIPCANYSEFWIRYAEYVDAKGGREIANYALGRASSCFVKGVPSFSMYYSMFKEQIGDASGARALFVEGSSNSTSDFCMNINRLANMEKRMGNTKAATEIYENAIQDAMQKQNTEVLPDLYTNFAQFKYAASHSIGEAKEVFVKGIKQAPCKPLIKGFIQFMSTYGGSTEIPLLDSVIANAVIPGSGVSTALSPEDREDISLLFLKFVDLYGSVQELRKAWARHSKLFPHNTRNLSQRYCTTDCNKRRITEFLRVVHDCSPEGTITLKQSSKSETCSWQVDKEVGSQVDMDAVNSGEGQGYDDEQNIGTVDAQQEVGDTAHSQHSLDKYGNKSQMFSHANQDISRDLTVCEQIDQTTICHASGSEKAAQAESCNHDSPSNSIADPKQIDAQDKIKAIELYAVDHHPGAVCSRSEPSSGTSLLKGSPSGPTPIFLELENKQLEKIQVKLETEHDVSVSNAKPESSSDNPEATQCGTEVSALSQDHIQSSQTQDLSVGAKPSSSEMATTQITTCSQFSPDNAVTAQAPLQYNMDNSQTYQSINLFLAGQNMQQMQQQGPAYAISQNVHTSPHSQVHLVPQPNQENQQYMEMMQGYASQMWQYYQQQLYHLQTQHNQQIQSLQQQQLPTEHLQQSFTQQVQQLNQQMVLWQQQVQQQQQQQQQQQQQQQQVQQQSDKTQGEYHSGDTKREQNKHQQQESGIDQSQQFQQQHLLYFQQQQQMYFIQQQQQMYQQQQQQQQQLMQQQQYLSQMPQQKQDMEQQQQLFQQQQQQLYDEQQKQMVVLQQQQQQFAQQQMQQYLQQQANQQVFKDQNCELNHQDARKRQLEHGQQSEASQSDGSKLWSGEQSELSYPSTPQSQRSSH
- the LOC109747082 gene encoding uncharacterized protein isoform X2, with the translated sequence MLGPPGTVDMEAEPEAAAALVALGLEPSASQLDVFKSRLRLLIDGNTSDFDTWVSLISSAEETSVNDIRVISLVYHTFLLEFPLCHGYWIKYAAHKARLCTYDDVVGVYEQAVQAVPHCTDLWVSYCGFAMSAYEDPALIRSLFERAMSLVGKDYLCYHLWDKYIEFENSQKQLIQLATIYINVLKFPTKKLHKYYGSFKKLVTSLEQEVTLCGAEISSGNLYTSEAMEAEESEGYISSKVAGLFDQGGHLKPEALKQYLFAGERFYQRSSELDKEICGFEASIKRPFFHVKPLDDDQLENWNLYLDFVEKNGDFDWAVKLYERCLIPCANYSEFWIRYAEYVDAKGGREIANYALGRASSCFVKGVPSFSMYYSMFKEQIGDASGARALFVEGSSNSTSDFCMNINRLANMEKRMGNTKAATEIYENAIQDAMQKQNTEVLPDLYTNFAQFKYAASHSIGEAKEVFVKGIKQAPCKPLIKFVDLYGSVQELRKAWARHSKLFPHNTRNLSQRYCTTDCNKRRITEFLRVVHDCSPEGTITLKQSSKSETCSWQVDKEVGSQVDMDAVNSGEGQGYDDEQNIGTVDAQQEVGDTAHSQHSLDKYGNKSQMFSHANQDISRDLTVCEQIDQTTICHASGSEKAAQAESCNHDSPSNSIADPKQIDAQDKIKAIELYAVDHHPGAVCSRSEPSSGTSLLKGSPSGPTPIFLELENKQLEKIQVKLETEHDVSVSNAKPESSSDNPEATQCGTEVSALSQDHIQSSQTQDLSVGAKPSSSEMATTQITTCSQFSPDNAVTAQAPLQYNMDNSQTYQSINLFLAGQNMQQMQQQGPAYAISQNVHTSPHSQVHLVPQPNQENQQYMEMMQGYASQMWQYYQQQLYHLQTQHNQQIQSLQQQQLPTEHLQQSFTQQVQQLNQQMVLWQQQVQQQQQQQQQQQQQQQQVQQQSDKTQGEYHSGDTKREQNKHQQQESGIDQSQQFQQQHLLYFQQQQQMYFIQQQQQMYQQQQQQQQQLMQQQQYLSQMPQQKQDMEQQQQLFQQQQQQLYDEQQKQMVVLQQQQQQFAQQQMQQYLQQQANQQVFKDQNCELNHQDARKRQLEHGQQSEASQSDGSKLWSGEQSELSYPSTPQSQRSSH